A section of the Ignavibacteriales bacterium genome encodes:
- the serS gene encoding serine--tRNA ligase produces MLDIKLIRETPDIVRQSLTARGEDTTPIDRILEMDGGRLEIIHKAEKLKELRNKVSDEIAMMKKNKENADDKIAEMRKVSDEIKVLDEELREIENKINSELIHVANIPAGNVPKGKDATENVEVRVWGEKKNFEFKVKDHLELSKLHDILDFERGAKITGSGFPLYKGKGATLERALWNFMLDTHIANGYTEVIPPILVNRTSMEATEKVPKFEEDMYHIEKDDLYAIPTAEVPIINIHRDEIFKEDDLPVRYCGFTNCFRREAGSYGKDTKGFLRTHQFNKVELVNFCKPEDSYTQLEAMLNDACGIVEALGLHYRVIELCTGDLGFSSAKTYDIEVWSYGENSWLEASSVSNFSDFQSRHAKIRYKKMLEGGKTKTELVDILNGSGLATSRLIVALLEANQDEKGNLTVPEVLRKYTGFDRIEA; encoded by the coding sequence ATGCTTGATATTAAATTGATAAGGGAGACCCCTGACATAGTCAGACAAAGCCTGACAGCCAGGGGTGAAGATACAACCCCTATTGACAGGATTTTAGAGATGGACGGGGGAAGGCTTGAAATTATTCACAAAGCAGAGAAACTTAAAGAACTCAGGAATAAGGTATCTGACGAGATAGCCATGATGAAAAAGAATAAAGAGAATGCTGATGATAAAATAGCTGAGATGAGAAAAGTTTCAGACGAAATCAAGGTTCTTGATGAAGAATTAAGGGAAATTGAGAATAAAATAAATAGCGAGCTTATCCATGTTGCAAATATCCCGGCAGGTAATGTTCCGAAAGGAAAAGACGCGACTGAGAATGTGGAGGTACGTGTTTGGGGGGAGAAGAAGAATTTCGAGTTTAAGGTAAAAGACCATTTAGAGCTTTCGAAGTTACATGATATACTTGATTTTGAACGCGGAGCTAAGATAACAGGAAGCGGATTCCCTCTTTACAAAGGAAAAGGCGCAACACTTGAGAGAGCGTTGTGGAATTTCATGCTGGATACCCACATTGCAAACGGATATACGGAAGTCATCCCGCCGATCCTTGTAAACAGGACGAGCATGGAGGCGACGGAGAAAGTTCCAAAGTTTGAAGAGGATATGTATCACATAGAGAAAGACGACCTATATGCTATACCAACTGCTGAGGTACCGATAATCAACATTCACCGCGACGAGATATTCAAGGAAGATGATCTGCCGGTGAGATATTGCGGGTTTACTAACTGTTTCCGCAGGGAGGCAGGGAGCTACGGAAAAGATACAAAAGGCTTTTTAAGGACGCACCAGTTTAACAAAGTAGAGCTTGTTAATTTCTGCAAACCTGAAGACAGTTACACTCAGCTGGAGGCAATGCTCAATGATGCCTGTGGTATAGTGGAAGCCCTTGGACTTCACTACAGAGTTATAGAGCTTTGCACCGGGGACCTTGGATTTTCATCGGCTAAAACATATGATATTGAAGTCTGGTCTTATGGAGAGAACTCGTGGCTGGAAGCTTCTTCGGTAAGCAACTTCTCGGATTTCCAATCGAGGCATGCAAAGATTCGCTATAAAAAAATGCTTGAAGGTGGTAAAACAAAGACAGAGCTAGTGGATATACTTAACGGTTCCGGACTTG
- a CDS encoding carbohydrate kinase family protein: MKYLVVGEPCIDIIHKHNGETIHSYGGILYSLLAMSVFCRNTDEIYPIMNLGADEYSNVMNLLRQYKNISTEGIKKVEFPTRKVFLDYSLMNSSQKERFETSSHPTYPIEYEDIERWLPGTDAILINMVSGVDIGLDTFRKVRANFKGFIHIDIHNIVMRTNEDGTREHVKNREWVEWCTSTDTVQMNETEMTYLSDEKMKEYKVAEEVLINSKRDVKAVIITRGINGVSCYTTKEKTYGSESFTDIDKKDLSAIENPEFMDSTGCGDVFAAGFVYEYTQSKDLSKSLHFANRMASYNTSLEGIDQLYKLIS; encoded by the coding sequence ATGAAGTATTTGGTTGTAGGTGAGCCTTGTATTGACATAATACACAAACATAATGGTGAGACAATTCACAGCTATGGGGGTATATTGTACTCACTTTTAGCAATGTCTGTTTTTTGCAGGAATACTGATGAGATATATCCAATAATGAACCTGGGTGCCGATGAATATTCAAATGTAATGAATTTGCTCAGGCAATATAAGAACATTTCGACCGAAGGAATTAAGAAAGTTGAATTTCCTACCAGGAAAGTTTTTTTGGATTATAGCCTTATGAATAGCAGTCAAAAGGAAAGGTTTGAAACATCATCACATCCAACGTACCCAATCGAATATGAGGACATTGAGAGATGGCTTCCGGGTACAGATGCAATTTTGATCAACATGGTCTCAGGAGTTGATATTGGGCTCGATACATTTAGAAAGGTCCGGGCAAACTTTAAGGGGTTTATTCATATTGATATTCACAATATTGTAATGCGAACTAATGAAGATGGTACAAGAGAGCATGTAAAAAATAGGGAGTGGGTAGAATGGTGTACGAGTACTGATACAGTACAAATGAATGAAACGGAAATGACCTATCTGTCTGATGAAAAAATGAAAGAATATAAGGTTGCTGAAGAGGTACTTATTAATTCGAAGAGGGATGTGAAAGCAGTGATTATTACACGAGGTATTAATGGTGTCTCATGTTATACAACTAAAGAGAAAACATACGGGAGTGAAAGCTTTACAGACATTGACAAGAAGGATCTGAGCGCCATAGAAAATCCCGAATTTATGGATAGTACAGGTTGCGGTGATGTTTTCGCCGCAGGTTTCGTTTATGAATATACTCAGTCAAAAGATCTCAGTAAAAGTCTTCATTTTGCAAACAGGATGGCATCATACAATACTTCCCTCGAGGGCATAGATCAATTATATAAACTAATCAGCTAG
- the rfbD gene encoding dTDP-4-dehydrorhamnose reductase has translation MTGANGLLGQAIISLFTRETDYELITSSVEDKPFLEYGHKYEKLDITNKEEVKKLIGYYEPNVIINCAAFTEVDKCETERELCWRLNVDGVKNIIIASKKCDAKIIHFSTDYIFDGKNGPYTEDATPNPLSFYGRSKLASENALISSGIEHVIIRTMVLYGIGNSIKKNFALWLVETLKKKQPVTIVTDQIGNSTIADDLAYGTYKIIEKNRTGIYNIAGKDILSRYDFALKLCEVFGFDKKLVSPILTSDLSQPAPRPLNSGLIVLKAEADLGIKLMDSLESLRLLKIQLGV, from the coding sequence ATAACCGGAGCAAACGGGCTGCTCGGTCAGGCAATAATATCATTATTTACAAGAGAGACTGACTACGAGCTTATTACCAGTTCAGTGGAAGACAAACCTTTTCTCGAATATGGACATAAGTATGAGAAACTAGACATCACGAATAAAGAGGAAGTAAAAAAGCTGATCGGATATTATGAGCCCAATGTTATTATTAACTGTGCTGCATTTACGGAAGTTGATAAATGCGAAACCGAAAGGGAATTATGCTGGAGACTGAATGTTGATGGTGTAAAGAACATTATTATTGCCTCCAAGAAATGTGATGCAAAGATAATACACTTCTCAACCGATTACATATTTGACGGGAAGAACGGACCTTACACTGAGGATGCCACTCCAAACCCGCTCTCCTTTTACGGCAGGTCAAAACTTGCAAGCGAGAATGCCCTTATTTCAAGCGGTATTGAGCATGTAATTATCAGGACAATGGTTCTTTATGGTATTGGCAATAGTATAAAAAAGAATTTTGCACTATGGCTTGTTGAAACTCTTAAGAAAAAACAGCCGGTAACCATTGTAACCGACCAGATAGGGAATTCTACTATAGCTGACGATCTTGCCTACGGAACATATAAAATAATCGAGAAAAACAGGACAGGGATATATAACATTGCTGGGAAAGATATCCTGTCAAGATATGACTTTGCACTTAAATTATGCGAGGTATTCGGTTTTGATAAAAAACTTGTATCACCCATACTTACCTCCGATCTCAGTCAGCCGGCTCCGAGACCTCTGAACTCAGGATTGATCGTCCTGAAAGCCGAGGCGGACCTTGGAATAAAATTGATGGATTCACTCGAGAGTTTGAGATTGCTTAAAATTCAGCTGGGGGTTTAG
- a CDS encoding DUF4835 family protein encodes MKILFITILLFLLMLPAGSFAQDLEATVDVNLEGITNQADRERLNDFKRQVEDYLNRTKYHQNAIPPIKCTFSFNFTGTNGFDQYTAKVILFSQREIYRQNKQDPIEYTVTFRYIDERCTFDYSRSMQFVKNDVIFNSFLSLLDYYAYMIVGFDEDSYYPSGGSRYFQKALDICNKPISGDIKNGWAETGGGSKPSRLQLVQELLNTNFTNFRKGYFEYFWMGLDSLNIQRQNAYSHILNALEKIAAIKKKEVRAYNIDIFFEEKYEEIGKIFLDYGNRSIYDKLIQLDPVHRSYYEEKKKEAR; translated from the coding sequence TTGAAGATCCTATTTATTACCATATTGCTGTTTTTATTAATGCTCCCGGCAGGATCATTTGCGCAGGACCTCGAAGCAACCGTTGATGTTAATCTAGAAGGAATAACAAATCAAGCTGATCGGGAAAGATTAAATGATTTTAAAAGGCAAGTAGAAGATTATCTTAATAGGACTAAATATCATCAAAATGCGATACCTCCTATAAAATGCACGTTCTCATTTAATTTCACTGGTACGAATGGTTTCGACCAGTACACCGCAAAGGTTATACTTTTTAGCCAGAGGGAAATCTACAGACAGAATAAACAGGACCCTATTGAGTACACTGTCACATTTAGATATATAGATGAAAGATGTACTTTTGATTATAGCAGATCTATGCAATTTGTAAAGAATGACGTGATCTTTAATTCATTCCTTAGTTTGCTTGATTACTATGCCTATATGATTGTTGGTTTTGATGAAGATTCATATTATCCAAGCGGGGGTTCTAGATATTTTCAAAAAGCACTTGACATCTGTAACAAACCAATATCCGGAGATATCAAAAACGGTTGGGCGGAAACAGGTGGCGGAAGTAAGCCATCCAGACTCCAGCTTGTACAGGAATTACTGAATACAAATTTCACTAACTTTCGGAAAGGTTATTTTGAATATTTCTGGATGGGACTGGATTCTCTTAACATCCAAAGACAAAATGCATATAGCCATATATTAAATGCTCTTGAAAAGATCGCAGCTATAAAAAAGAAGGAAGTAAGAGCTTACAATATCGATATCTTCTTTGAAGAAAAATATGAAGAGATTGGAAAGATATTCTTAGATTATGGAAATCGAAGTATTTACGACAAACTAATTCAACTTGATCCGGTTCATAGAAGCTACTACGAAGAGAAGAAAAAGGAAGCCCGCTGA
- a CDS encoding 2-oxo acid dehydrogenase subunit E2: MKSNNYSVTKFPKSRNLITDVMWLSKKKSLIHGLCEVNISGTREYLKKYNDNKNPRVSLLSYLIYCYANSMKEFKSFNSMKKGNKIITYSAVDVSVIVERELDGEKYPMNYIIRNCDTKSPAEVNQELINAKNTPLGEIMYDRKISFFASLPAFVRRAILKYISRSPKHSRKYFGTTGVTSLHTVIKGQFWGMPVSPASMTMTIGSIHKKYTRINGKVEQDDFLCITMSAEHELNDGVNGIRMFNYMKDLIESGYGLKN; encoded by the coding sequence ATGAAAAGCAACAATTACTCCGTCACAAAATTCCCCAAGTCACGCAATCTAATTACCGATGTTATGTGGCTCAGTAAAAAGAAAAGCCTGATACACGGTCTATGTGAAGTCAATATCTCCGGGACCAGGGAATACCTAAAAAAATATAATGACAACAAAAATCCACGTGTATCACTGCTAAGCTACTTGATATACTGCTATGCGAATAGTATGAAAGAGTTTAAAAGTTTCAATTCAATGAAAAAGGGAAACAAGATTATCACGTATAGCGCAGTAGATGTATCCGTAATAGTGGAAAGAGAACTCGACGGAGAAAAATACCCGATGAACTACATAATAAGGAATTGCGACACAAAATCTCCGGCAGAAGTCAATCAAGAATTGATCAACGCTAAGAATACACCCTTAGGGGAGATCATGTATGATAGAAAGATAAGCTTCTTCGCATCTCTTCCGGCATTTGTTAGAAGGGCAATTTTAAAATATATATCTCGAAGCCCAAAGCATTCGCGCAAATACTTCGGTACCACAGGTGTAACCTCACTTCATACGGTTATCAAAGGGCAATTTTGGGGAATGCCCGTATCTCCTGCATCAATGACCATGACGATTGGTTCTATTCACAAAAAATACACAAGGATAAACGGTAAGGTGGAGCAAGATGATTTTCTTTGTATTACAATGTCGGCTGAACACGAGCTCAACGACGGCGTGAATGGAATAAGGATGTTTAATTATATGAAAGATCTGATCGAATCCGGATATGGTCTGAAGAACTAA
- a CDS encoding SLC13 family permease, with protein MNIEIIIVLALVVVAVILFSTEKIPIDLTALLIMTILMVSGIITVDEGVSGFSNDATVTIAAMFVISGALIKTGFANLMSTYIIQLFKKRGFWVSIIIMMLMIAFASAFVNNTPIVAVFLPVMLKVGDEINISGSKLLMPLSFAAIFGGTTTLIGTSTNILASSIASSRGLEPFHMFEFTKLGLVFLAIGTLYMVLIGIRLIPERRKKEDLTGSFELREFISEVVLLPDANSVGKTIRNSSLVKDTNVSIIEIHRANNEVVLPRADTLLEKGDVLVVSGDLDKIKALQEIKEVAWKHEHKLKDSDIVTGDIILIEAIISSNSFLIGRTLKSSNFRNRYRGMAIGLRHGGRPVTNKIGATRLQAGDALLVEVRKDNLASFNDSNDFVFINRIHVVTYKREKMIPSLLVLAGVVTVAAFGWTSIVVSAIAGSVLLVLMKTITLEEAYKAIDWRVIFLLAGAITLGIALDKTGATKLFSEGIISTIGPDNPFLLVSAFYFITFILTSVMSNTATVALLAPIAIFTAQSIGLDAKPLLIAVMFAASADFMTPIGYQTNTMIYSAGRYRFFDFFKVGSPLDLIFWITASLLIPVFFPFS; from the coding sequence ATGAATATTGAGATTATAATAGTATTAGCTTTAGTGGTTGTTGCGGTGATACTTTTCTCCACCGAAAAGATCCCAATAGATCTTACTGCTTTGTTGATAATGACAATATTAATGGTGTCGGGTATTATTACGGTGGACGAAGGTGTATCCGGATTCAGCAATGATGCTACTGTTACTATTGCAGCGATGTTTGTTATAAGCGGGGCTTTGATAAAGACAGGTTTTGCAAACCTGATGAGCACATATATAATACAGCTATTCAAGAAGAGAGGATTTTGGGTTAGCATTATAATAATGATGCTAATGATAGCTTTTGCATCAGCATTTGTAAATAATACCCCAATAGTAGCAGTTTTTTTGCCGGTTATGCTAAAAGTTGGTGATGAGATCAATATAAGCGGATCCAAACTTTTAATGCCATTATCATTCGCGGCTATTTTTGGAGGTACAACTACATTAATTGGAACTTCAACAAACATACTAGCAAGCTCCATTGCAAGTAGCAGGGGTCTGGAACCATTCCATATGTTTGAGTTTACAAAGTTAGGATTAGTCTTTTTAGCTATAGGAACATTGTACATGGTTCTAATTGGGATACGTTTAATTCCGGAACGAAGGAAAAAAGAAGATCTAACGGGTTCATTCGAACTGAGGGAGTTTATAAGTGAAGTTGTTTTGCTCCCGGATGCAAATTCGGTCGGGAAAACAATTAGAAACTCATCTCTTGTAAAGGACACAAATGTTTCAATAATTGAGATTCATCGTGCAAATAACGAGGTAGTTCTACCTAGGGCTGATACCTTACTGGAAAAAGGTGACGTGCTTGTTGTGTCGGGAGATCTGGATAAAATCAAAGCATTGCAGGAAATAAAGGAGGTTGCATGGAAGCACGAACACAAGCTTAAAGATTCTGATATTGTCACTGGGGATATTATTTTAATAGAAGCGATCATATCTTCAAATTCTTTTCTTATAGGACGAACCTTAAAATCATCTAATTTTAGGAATCGCTACAGAGGAATGGCAATTGGTTTACGTCATGGCGGAAGACCTGTAACAAATAAAATAGGTGCCACAAGATTGCAAGCAGGCGATGCACTTCTTGTAGAGGTAAGAAAGGATAACTTAGCTTCCTTCAATGATAGCAATGATTTTGTATTTATTAATAGGATTCATGTGGTTACTTATAAGCGTGAGAAAATGATACCGTCACTTTTGGTATTAGCCGGTGTAGTGACCGTAGCAGCTTTTGGGTGGACATCTATCGTCGTATCTGCGATTGCAGGAAGTGTGTTGCTCGTATTAATGAAAACAATAACCCTTGAGGAAGCTTATAAAGCCATCGATTGGAGGGTGATATTCTTGCTTGCGGGTGCCATTACATTGGGGATTGCACTTGACAAAACCGGTGCAACAAAGCTTTTTTCCGAAGGAATCATTTCTACAATTGGACCGGATAATCCATTCCTATTAGTCTCTGCTTTCTACTTCATAACATTCATACTTACATCAGTAATGTCAAACACGGCAACGGTTGCGCTGCTAGCTCCTATTGCTATATTTACCGCGCAGAGCATTGGCCTGGATGCCAAACCGCTTTTAATAGCTGTTATGTTTGCCGCTTCTGCAGATTTTATGACACCAATTGGGTATCAAACCAACACAATGATATATAGTGCGGGGAGATACAGATTTTTCGATTTTTTTAAGGTGGGTTCCCCTCTAGATCTAATATTCTGGATTACTGCTTCCTTACTAATTCCTGTATTCTTTCCTTTCAGCTAG
- a CDS encoding potassium/proton antiporter — MLNIELILLIIPALIIISIVLTKFTDNAGIPTLVLFLSIGMVAGSDGLGQIYFDNAELAQSIGIIALIYILFSGGLDTNWNVVKPAFKNATLLATVGVLITAISIGLFVYFVLGFTLWEGMLIGAIISSTDASAVFSIIRSREVKLKGDLQPILELESGSNDPMAVFLTIAVTGIMAGKGLDPLSLVLLFVMQMGVGALTGLFIGKGTLFLLNKFRLSYEGFYPVLLLCTAAMVYGAADLLGGSGFLAVYVAGVVLGSGEFIYKDSVMRFFDGFAWLGQICMFITLGLFVFPYEIPPIMGIGLAISAFIIFVARPVSVFISLAFSKYNLKEKTFISWVGLKGAVPIILATYPLVENLPDANEIFNIIFFIVVTSVLIQGWSLPAVARMLGLTKEDDAN; from the coding sequence TTGCTTAACATTGAACTAATATTACTAATAATACCTGCCCTAATAATTATCAGTATAGTACTTACAAAGTTTACTGATAATGCCGGGATACCTACTTTAGTACTTTTCTTAAGCATAGGAATGGTTGCCGGATCGGATGGGTTAGGACAGATTTACTTTGATAATGCCGAGCTCGCACAGTCTATCGGAATAATCGCTTTGATTTATATACTTTTCTCGGGTGGATTAGATACAAACTGGAATGTAGTTAAACCTGCGTTTAAGAATGCTACATTACTTGCAACTGTTGGAGTGCTTATTACAGCAATCAGTATAGGACTTTTTGTATATTTTGTACTAGGATTTACATTATGGGAGGGAATGCTAATAGGCGCAATAATATCGTCAACAGACGCATCGGCTGTTTTTAGCATAATTCGCTCAAGAGAGGTAAAGCTCAAAGGTGACTTACAGCCTATATTGGAGCTTGAATCCGGAAGTAACGATCCAATGGCAGTCTTTCTTACTATTGCAGTGACTGGTATAATGGCAGGGAAGGGACTAGACCCGTTAAGTCTTGTATTACTTTTTGTTATGCAAATGGGGGTAGGTGCTTTAACCGGTTTATTTATTGGAAAAGGGACTTTGTTTCTACTTAATAAATTTAGACTTAGCTATGAAGGGTTTTATCCGGTCTTACTTCTATGTACTGCGGCGATGGTTTATGGTGCTGCTGATCTATTAGGGGGAAGCGGTTTCCTTGCAGTTTATGTTGCTGGTGTAGTTCTTGGTTCTGGGGAATTTATTTATAAAGATTCCGTTATGAGGTTTTTCGATGGGTTCGCTTGGCTTGGTCAGATATGTATGTTCATAACGCTTGGGCTATTTGTGTTCCCATATGAGATTCCTCCTATAATGGGAATAGGTCTTGCAATATCCGCTTTCATAATTTTCGTGGCAAGACCTGTGAGTGTATTTATCTCTCTAGCGTTTTCCAAATATAATCTCAAAGAGAAAACTTTTATATCGTGGGTAGGTTTGAAAGGTGCAGTACCGATAATATTGGCAACATATCCCTTAGTCGAAAATCTTCCTGATGCAAATGAAATATTTAATATAATATTCTTTATTGTTGTAACGTCTGTGCTTATACAGGGATGGTCTCTGCCAGCTGTAGCGCGCATGCTGGGGCTCACAAAGGAGGATGATGCAAATTAA
- a CDS encoding alpha/beta fold hydrolase, whose product MTDNVSKTSLVIKNSHDNDLFLDFYYPKVDDLPLVIFCHGFKGFKDWGSFPYVFDKVASAGNFVVSFNFSYNGTGDTPETMSEFTRLDLFADNTFSRELDDLGSVIDYLEANKNTFPYNFDDLTLIGHSRGGGIVILKAAEDKRVKKLISLASVSGFDRYSERHKKEWKDRGYFEILNMRTKQKMRLNYSLLEDLEKNKDRLDIEKAAAKIDVPWLIIHGTEDLAVDYSNAETLYNTGSDENKQLIIMEQTGHTFGAVHPFQGTTGALEKVITLIMDFLK is encoded by the coding sequence ATGACAGACAACGTAAGTAAAACTTCTCTTGTAATCAAAAACTCTCACGATAACGATCTTTTTTTGGATTTCTATTACCCGAAGGTAGACGACCTTCCTCTAGTAATTTTTTGTCATGGGTTCAAAGGATTTAAAGATTGGGGATCTTTCCCATATGTTTTCGATAAGGTTGCTTCAGCAGGAAATTTTGTAGTATCCTTCAATTTCTCCTACAACGGCACCGGTGATACACCCGAGACAATGTCCGAGTTTACCAGACTTGACCTATTCGCAGATAATACATTCTCACGCGAGCTCGATGATCTGGGTAGTGTAATAGATTACCTGGAAGCAAATAAGAATACATTTCCTTATAACTTCGACGATCTTACCCTTATAGGACATTCACGGGGAGGAGGAATAGTAATTCTTAAAGCCGCCGAGGACAAGCGAGTTAAAAAACTTATTTCCCTTGCTTCCGTTTCAGGATTCGATCGCTATTCCGAAAGACACAAAAAAGAGTGGAAAGATCGCGGGTATTTTGAGATACTAAATATGCGCACAAAACAAAAGATGAGACTGAATTATTCTCTACTAGAAGATCTTGAAAAGAACAAGGACCGTCTCGACATAGAAAAAGCCGCTGCAAAAATAGACGTTCCGTGGCTCATTATACATGGTACTGAGGATCTAGCAGTAGATTATTCAAACGCAGAAACCTTATATAATACCGGGAGCGATGAAAATAAACAGCTAATCATTATGGAACAAACCGGACATACATTCGGAGCAGTACATCCTTTTCAGGGCACGACTGGTGCACTAGAAAAAGTTATCACACTTATTATGGATTTTCTGAAATAG
- a CDS encoding cytochrome P450, whose translation MSLSSDIPLEIVYEPEGGVTPGPRKYFFGLNILIPYYTSYLNFIRKMQSRYGDVVFFKAGNENIFLVNDPGFIEHILITNPDNYLRGTGFTRLRMLLGDGLLSTDGAIQKKHRAMIQPSFHRSSIGGYVKLINDTVEKEISKWNSKIDLQNNSVDLFLIIICRLLFGNALPGELIPTVKFFDSLTYDYKALVSIGMPKLARKLPFTWARNFSRSVENLDKIIYSVIEERMCTDKGCNDILSLLLSARDENGEVLSDKEIRDELVTILFAAYDTSARTLTWALILLSQNPSVLENLRSSVEEESSSFTEMVISEALRLYPPAHSITRITDKEDRYKNHFIPARSSIIISPYLIQRNERYFDRPLKFIPERWDSVNKPVNRFTYLPFGAGKRSCMGEVFARMQVNSALRYICNDYNFTIHGKIKESSSLTLKPSGKVTINLNARRT comes from the coding sequence ATGAGCCTTTCATCAGACATCCCGCTGGAAATTGTATACGAACCCGAAGGTGGAGTTACCCCCGGACCGAGGAAGTATTTCTTTGGATTAAATATTCTTATACCCTATTACACTTCCTACCTGAACTTTATCCGGAAAATGCAGTCACGGTATGGAGATGTAGTCTTTTTCAAAGCCGGTAATGAAAATATTTTTCTGGTAAATGACCCCGGGTTTATTGAACACATTTTAATCACAAATCCGGATAATTATTTAAGAGGAACAGGCTTTACCCGTTTAAGAATGCTGCTTGGGGACGGTCTTCTGTCCACTGACGGAGCAATTCAGAAAAAACACAGAGCAATGATACAGCCGTCATTTCACCGGTCATCTATCGGTGGATATGTTAAACTGATCAATGATACGGTCGAAAAAGAGATTTCAAAATGGAATTCGAAAATCGATCTGCAAAACAACTCAGTAGATCTATTTCTCATCATAATATGCAGACTGCTGTTTGGAAATGCACTACCTGGTGAATTAATCCCAACCGTTAAATTCTTTGATTCACTTACCTATGATTATAAAGCATTGGTATCTATCGGAATGCCGAAACTTGCACGGAAGCTGCCGTTCACGTGGGCGAGAAATTTTTCCCGTTCTGTGGAAAATCTTGATAAGATAATATACTCTGTAATTGAAGAAAGAATGTGTACCGATAAAGGGTGTAACGACATACTTTCACTATTGCTCTCTGCACGTGATGAAAATGGAGAGGTCCTTTCGGATAAGGAAATACGTGATGAGCTTGTAACCATTCTTTTCGCCGCCTATGATACCAGCGCGCGTACTCTGACCTGGGCTTTAATACTTCTCAGTCAGAATCCATCTGTACTGGAAAATCTTCGTTCCTCTGTTGAAGAAGAATCTTCTTCATTTACAGAAATGGTTATCTCGGAGGCACTGCGGCTGTATCCACCTGCTCATTCAATTACACGTATTACAGACAAAGAGGATAGATACAAGAATCACTTTATTCCTGCGAGATCTTCAATAATAATTTCCCCTTACTTGATCCAGCGGAATGAAAGATATTTTGATCGCCCGTTAAAATTTATACCCGAGAGATGGGATTCCGTGAATAAGCCCGTAAACCGATTTACATACCTTCCTTTTGGGGCAGGGAAAAGGTCGTGCATGGGTGAAGTCTTTGCACGTATGCAGGTCAATTCCGCTCTTAGATATATATGCAACGACTATAACTTTACCATTCACGGCAAAATAAAAGAGTCGTCATCACTAACACTGAAACCATCCGGGAAAGTGACAATCAATTTAAATGCGAGGCGGACATGA